In Candidatus Aegiribacteria sp., the DNA window CCATCTTCTGAACAAACACCTTCAAGGGTTCTGACAGCCCCTGGAGTTCTTCTACCAGATCATTTACATCAATAGCCAGGTCAGGCGCCATCGTATTCAATGTCAATACAAGCCTGTCGATATTCTCTCCAAGTCTTATATACGTAATCAGGAGTGTATCAAGATTAGCGGAGTTATTTAGGATCGCAAGTTCAATATTCTTAATAACATCACTATCCACAACTTCATTGATATTCTCCAGAAGCTGAATTGACTCTTCACTGATCTTCACAAAATCGACTTCGTTGATAATTTCGGTCATCCTGGTCAATATGGAAGCAGCACTCTGCAATGCACCTTCAGCAACAGGGATAACAGGATATAACACATCAAATTCGAAGTGTGGTGTCACATGAATCCGTGTTGTGTCCGGACTCAGGTTGATCACGCTCAATCCGGTTATGCCTGTCAGTTGCATGATTGCAACAATCTGAGAATCTACAGTGAAATCAGCTCTGATATCCATCATAACTTCAACAAGTCTTCCATCAGGAGCTATATCTATGCTTGAGATACGTCCAATCGGAACTCCATTGTACATAACATTACTACCCTCATTGAGCCCCTGGACCGACCAGCTGAAATAACACACATAGGTATCTGTATGCTTTTCCCTGAATCCTCCTCCAAGCCAGACAATGATAACAAGAAAAACAACAACGCTTACGGTGAAAAACACTCCCAGCCTGTACTTGTTAGCAGTCAGTGCCATTATTCAGTCTTCCTTCTTCTCAATTAAATCTTCTCTTCCAAAAAAGGCACGAACCCGGCTGTCCTCAGAATTCTTCTTCAGTTCCTTTGCAGTGCCTTCAGCAATAATACCATGTTCTTCAGGGTCCAGCATAACAACCCTGTCAGAGATAGCAAATATACTGGCAAGTTCATGAGTAACTATAACCATTGTGGTTCCCAGAGACTTATTAATACTTAGAATCAGATTGTCCAGATTGGCAGAAGTTACCGGATCAAGACCTGCTGATGGCTCATCAAAGAAAAGTACTTCAGGATCCAGCGCCATAGCCCTGGCAAGTCCTGCCCGTTTCTGCATGCCGCCTGAAACCTCCATAGGATTTGAATCAGCAAAATCCGCAAGATCAACTGTATCCAGTTTGCTGTAAGCGACAAGAGCCATATCCGACCTGGAAATATCGGTATACTCTTTTAAAGGCAGCATGACATTTTCAAGCAGCGTCAGATTCCCCAGTAGAGCGCCGGATTGAAAAAGCACTCCCCACCTTCTACGGGATTCCTGAAGAACCTGTGGACTCTCCCATATATATCTCCCGTTAAACAGGATTTTTCCACTCCATGGTTTTAACAGTCCAAGCATGTGCTGCATCAGAGTGCTTTTCCCGCATCCGCTTCTGCCGACAATAACCAGCACTTCTCCCCTGTCCACCTGAAGATTAACATCATCAAGCACAAGCTGTTTATCCCAGCCTCCCCTCAAATGTTTAACCTGAAGAATCGTGTTCATATCACATACTCAATCCAGGACGTATATGGACAAACAGCAAGGATAAGAGAGCATCAGCAATAATTACCAGAAAGATACTCAGTACAACCGCAGCGGTCGTGGCTTTTCCAACAGCGGACGCGCCGCCGCGAACCCGCATTCCCATAAAGCATCCGACATTCGCGATAATTACAGCATAAATTACACTCTTCATCATTCCCCAGATAATGTCCAGTGGAATAAGCGCTTTGCCCAGTTCCGAAATAAACGTACTGGCAGGAAGATCAAGAAAAAGGATACCTGCGAGCAGTCCGCCAAAAATCCCCGAGCAGTTTGCCAGCAGGACAAGGAACGGCATTACGCAGAGAAGTGCTATCATCTTTGGAGTAACAAGGTAGCTGAAAGTGTCGAAACCCATAACGCGGAGCGCATCTACTTCCTGTCTGACCTGCATGGTTCCGATTTCAGCCGCAAAAGCTGATCCGGACCGTCCCGCGACCAGTACTGCCGCGAGCATGGGTCCAATCTCCCAGGTAATACTGTAGGCCAGCAGTGCCGGCATAAAGTTTTCCGCTCCAAAAATCCTCATCTGAAATCCGGACTGATAACCCAGGACAGTACCCAGAAGCAGGGTAAGAGTTGCAATTATCGGGATAGCTTTCACACCGGTTTCTTCCATATAGTAAAAAACCATTGGCCATCGGATTTTCAGAGGATGCAGAATCATTCCAATGAAAGCATTCAGAGTTTCACCCGCGAAGAACCATAGTCCGGACAGTGTCTTCATAAACGTGGATACACCCTCACCCAGATCCTCAAAATGCTCGTGCAATCCAAACTTCTGCTTTTTTAAAGAGGAAGCAGATTCATGCTTTTTAAAAGAAGCAAATAGACTATCGATAGATTTGGATGCTCCGATTCGGGTGATCTTCACTCCTGCTCTGGCAAGCTGACGACAAAACTCATAGAGAATTGTACCTGGAACTGAGTCCATACCGGGACTGTCAGAAAAATCGAGGCTCAGTTTTCCGGCATCGAAAAACGCAGCCTTATTCTTCTCAAGAAATCCCCTGAGGTAATCTGTATCATCAG includes these proteins:
- a CDS encoding MlaD family protein, which codes for MALTANKYRLGVFFTVSVVVFLVIIVWLGGGFREKHTDTYVCYFSWSVQGLNEGSNVMYNGVPIGRISSIDIAPDGRLVEVMMDIRADFTVDSQIVAIMQLTGITGLSVINLSPDTTRIHVTPHFEFDVLYPVIPVAEGALQSAASILTRMTEIINEVDFVKISEESIQLLENINEVVDSDVIKNIELAILNNSANLDTLLITYIRLGENIDRLVLTLNTMAPDLAIDVNDLVEELQGLSEPLKVFVQKMDEMLVESTNMFDNLSAFLEALRNDPAGLLIRTTGEGVWR
- a CDS encoding ATP-binding cassette domain-containing protein, coding for MNTILQVKHLRGGWDKQLVLDDVNLQVDRGEVLVIVGRSGCGKSTLMQHMLGLLKPWSGKILFNGRYIWESPQVLQESRRRWGVLFQSGALLGNLTLLENVMLPLKEYTDISRSDMALVAYSKLDTVDLADFADSNPMEVSGGMQKRAGLARAMALDPEVLFFDEPSAGLDPVTSANLDNLILSINKSLGTTMVIVTHELASIFAISDRVVMLDPEEHGIIAEGTAKELKKNSEDSRVRAFFGREDLIEKKED
- a CDS encoding ABC transporter permease, with the translated sequence MKNTDKLTLDGTQLSIHGVLETDDTDYLRGFLEKNKAAFFDAGKLSLDFSDSPGMDSVPGTILYEFCRQLARAGVKITRIGASKSIDSLFASFKKHESASSLKKQKFGLHEHFEDLGEGVSTFMKTLSGLWFFAGETLNAFIGMILHPLKIRWPMVFYYMEETGVKAIPIIATLTLLLGTVLGYQSGFQMRIFGAENFMPALLAYSITWEIGPMLAAVLVAGRSGSAFAAEIGTMQVRQEVDALRVMGFDTFSYLVTPKMIALLCVMPFLVLLANCSGIFGGLLAGILFLDLPASTFISELGKALIPLDIIWGMMKSVIYAVIIANVGCFMGMRVRGGASAVGKATTAAVVLSIFLVIIADALLSLLFVHIRPGLSM